A part of Melittangium boletus DSM 14713 genomic DNA contains:
- a CDS encoding TetR family transcriptional regulator encodes MKRACFSLLLCLVLGTPVWAASGLDAPRTEAQEARARVRELREHQQALRAELNTLAGRIEQLKAEQKGRLVAGPELQGALRQSQELSGQLTGLAQSLAGAESDAERKNLTLHTALSAELDRVRAAWDATSDRQARAGLIARMRALRTERDALRSALPPSQVLAPPSLATSDDSEDLLEQADALRDSEDKVRERLKTLRARLTEVREERELDRRMSDFLGEESMFDEQDRRLNLRVDGSGTVSVNATPRLGGGGLFSSREEAIPTLPDLTVGDSSPIPPANPPPSPGAPGTGGGVGGNPGPSEPPGSSHSPPPRVSHQASDSRPQVGTVRAQALASDAVDDVRALEQEAARLESLARELGARAGSLERRARELR; translated from the coding sequence ATGAAGCGCGCCTGTTTCTCCCTGCTGCTGTGCCTCGTCCTGGGGACGCCCGTGTGGGCGGCCTCGGGCCTGGACGCGCCGCGCACGGAGGCCCAGGAGGCGCGGGCCCGGGTGCGCGAGCTGCGCGAGCACCAGCAGGCGCTGCGCGCGGAGTTGAACACCCTGGCCGGCCGCATCGAACAGCTCAAGGCCGAGCAGAAGGGCCGGCTGGTGGCGGGCCCGGAGCTGCAGGGGGCGTTGCGGCAGTCTCAGGAGTTGTCCGGACAGCTCACGGGACTGGCCCAGTCGCTCGCCGGAGCCGAGTCCGACGCGGAGCGCAAGAACCTGACGCTGCACACGGCGCTGTCCGCGGAACTCGACCGGGTGCGCGCGGCCTGGGACGCCACGAGTGACCGCCAGGCCCGCGCCGGGCTCATCGCCCGCATGCGCGCCCTGCGCACCGAGCGCGACGCGTTGCGCTCGGCCCTGCCGCCCTCGCAGGTGCTGGCGCCCCCCTCGCTGGCCACCAGTGATGACTCCGAGGATCTGCTCGAGCAGGCGGATGCCCTGCGGGACTCCGAGGACAAGGTGCGCGAGCGGCTCAAGACCCTGCGCGCCCGCCTCACCGAGGTGCGCGAGGAGCGGGAGCTGGACCGGCGCATGAGTGACTTCCTCGGCGAGGAGTCCATGTTCGACGAGCAGGACCGGCGCCTGAACCTGAGGGTCGATGGCTCCGGAACCGTGTCGGTGAACGCGACCCCGCGCCTCGGCGGCGGCGGCCTGTTCTCCTCGCGGGAGGAAGCCATCCCTACCCTGCCCGATCTGACCGTGGGGGACAGCTCCCCCATTCCCCCCGCCAACCCGCCCCCCTCGCCCGGGGCTCCAGGGACGGGAGGAGGCGTTGGCGGGAACCCGGGTCCGAGCGAGCCACCGGGCTCCTCCCACTCACCGCCCCCGCGTGTCTCCCACCAGGCGTCCGACAGCCGCCCCCAGGTGGGCACGGTGCGCGCCCAGGCCCTGGCCAGTGACGCCGTGGACGACGTGCGCGCCCTGGAGCAGGAAGCGGCGCGGCTCGAATCGCTCGCCCGGGAGCTGGGCGCGCGCGCGGGCTCCCTGGAGCGCCGGGCCCGCGAACTGCGCTAG
- a CDS encoding tetratricopeptide repeat protein: MPLLYHPAMSDARLEQFKKMAEQFPDTPMAHFSLGKALLEARRYAEAAASLETAVRLEPTYAAALVSLGDAYTGAGQTSKAREVLTRARDTALAQSHASLAEEIDERLAGLE; this comes from the coding sequence ATGCCTCTCCTCTATCACCCCGCCATGAGCGACGCCCGGTTGGAGCAGTTCAAGAAGATGGCGGAGCAGTTCCCCGACACCCCCATGGCCCATTTCTCCCTGGGAAAGGCCCTGCTGGAGGCCCGGCGCTACGCCGAGGCCGCCGCCTCCCTGGAGACGGCCGTGCGCCTGGAGCCCACCTACGCCGCGGCCCTGGTGTCGCTCGGGGATGCCTATACGGGGGCCGGTCAGACGTCCAAGGCCCGCGAGGTGCTCACCCGCGCCCGGGACACGGCGCTCGCCCAGAGCCACGCCAGCCTCGCCGAGGAGATCGACGAGCGGCTGGCCGGGCTCGAGTGA
- a CDS encoding cold-shock protein: MASGTVKWFNDAKGFGFITQDGGGADVFCHHTAIQSDGFRTLAEGQKVEFDVKKGPKGLQAENVRPIG; this comes from the coding sequence ATGGCCAGTGGAACGGTGAAGTGGTTCAACGACGCGAAGGGCTTTGGCTTCATCACCCAGGACGGAGGGGGCGCCGACGTGTTCTGCCACCACACCGCGATCCAGAGCGACGGCTTCCGCACCCTCGCCGAGGGACAGAAGGTGGAGTTCGACGTGAAGAAGGGGCCCAAGGGGCTCCAGGCCGAGAACGTCCGTCCGATCGGCTGA
- a CDS encoding sigma-54-dependent transcriptional regulator has translation MARILVIDDHDTLREGMAVTLTRSGHSVTAARSGTDGVAAYKKTPFDLVVTDLKMDGMDGIAVTRTLKAQDPAAVVMVVTAFGTIETAVQAMQQGAYDFITKPFTPDVLRAKVEKGLELSSARRQVERLSARTEALESDAARAHGGLLVGDSEPLQRLVTQVRKAAATDATVLVRGESGTGKELVARMLHQCSPRKDGPFIVVHCAALAETLLESELFGHERGAFTGAIKRKLGRFELADSGTLFLDEIGEIPASVQTKLLRVLQEKELQRVGGEETIKVDVRVVSATHRDLQAEVKAGRFREDLYYRLHIVPLLLPPLRERPEDIATLARHFVARHGPRVNKRVKGLEDSALRALGRYAWPGNVRELENVIEQSLVFAEGETLAAEDLPAHLTGVSPRTDTGLPIPTGDRPLPDILEDLERQLIARAYEKAGGVKTETARLLGIKTSALYYKLEKYGFISKGERPEEP, from the coding sequence GCTCCGGCCACAGCGTGACCGCCGCGCGCTCCGGTACCGATGGCGTCGCCGCCTACAAGAAGACGCCCTTCGACCTGGTCGTCACCGACCTCAAGATGGATGGAATGGACGGCATCGCCGTCACCCGGACCCTCAAGGCGCAGGACCCCGCGGCCGTCGTCATGGTCGTCACCGCCTTTGGCACCATCGAGACGGCCGTGCAGGCCATGCAGCAGGGCGCCTACGACTTCATCACCAAGCCCTTCACCCCGGACGTGCTGCGCGCCAAGGTGGAGAAGGGCCTGGAGCTGTCCTCCGCCCGCCGTCAGGTGGAGCGCCTGTCCGCGCGCACCGAGGCGCTCGAGTCCGACGCCGCCCGCGCCCATGGGGGACTGCTGGTGGGCGACAGCGAGCCCCTGCAGCGGCTCGTCACCCAGGTGCGCAAGGCGGCCGCCACCGACGCCACCGTGCTCGTGCGCGGCGAGTCCGGCACCGGCAAGGAGCTGGTGGCGCGCATGCTCCACCAGTGCTCGCCGCGCAAGGACGGGCCCTTCATCGTCGTGCACTGCGCCGCCCTGGCCGAGACGCTGTTGGAGAGCGAGCTGTTCGGCCACGAGCGCGGAGCCTTCACCGGCGCCATCAAGCGCAAGCTCGGCCGCTTCGAGCTCGCCGACAGCGGCACGCTCTTCCTCGATGAAATCGGCGAGATCCCCGCCAGCGTCCAGACGAAGCTCCTGCGCGTGCTCCAGGAGAAGGAGCTCCAGCGCGTGGGCGGCGAGGAGACGATCAAGGTGGACGTGCGCGTGGTGAGCGCCACGCACCGCGACCTCCAGGCCGAGGTGAAGGCGGGCCGCTTCCGCGAGGACCTGTACTACCGGCTGCACATCGTCCCCCTGCTGCTGCCGCCCCTGCGCGAGCGCCCCGAGGACATCGCCACGCTGGCGCGGCACTTCGTCGCCCGGCACGGGCCGCGCGTGAACAAGCGGGTGAAGGGCCTGGAGGACAGCGCCCTGCGCGCGCTCGGCCGCTACGCGTGGCCGGGCAACGTGCGCGAGCTGGAGAACGTCATCGAGCAGTCGCTCGTCTTCGCCGAGGGCGAAACGCTCGCCGCCGAGGACCTGCCCGCGCACCTCACGGGCGTCAGCCCGCGCACGGACACCGGCCTGCCCATCCCCACGGGAGATCGCCCGCTGCCCGACATCCTCGAGGACCTGGAGCGGCAGCTCATCGCGCGCGCCTACGAGAAGGCCGGGGGCGTGAAGACGGAGACCGCCCGGCTGCTCGGCATCAAGACGTCGGCGCTGTACTACAAGCTGGAGAAATACGGTTTCATCTCCAAGGGAGAGCGCCCCGAGGAGCCCTGA